The DNA window GGaaaaaatattctaaaatatcataattctaaaacatactctcaaagttttaaaatttattttgtcaatttttttcagACATATACTTTTCTTCATGACTCACCATTTAACGTTTCAAAGCAAGATGTATCCATTCTGGATGGAACAGCAGAAGGCATGTACATATGGTACACAGTCAACTTTCTCAGGAGTGAGTATAAATTGTTCAGTGCAATATTTATCTGTTGATAATCTATACAGCCAGATATACCGGACAAACaaaaacttaatttcatcaatcaacagtgtaacaaaatatcagagtgttttaatatttcaacgaCTAACAGCCATCTTTATCTGGGAATGAGGCAATGACCTAAAAAtaaaaggtcatgacctcaagCCTAAGGTGGTATAAAAGTTAGAACCGGTTCCACCTGTGACGTAGAGTggtcatattttttattaaagaCAGTAacttggtttctgcatggtatAATTTAACTTATCATGCGGACTAATGTTGTCTAAGATGGCAGTACAATacaccattcaaccatcatacTAGAGAgatttgtaacattttcataTGTTGCCTTTTACAGATAGTttttttgatgaaaatgttCCTTCCGTTCCATGTATTGACTTGGGAGGAGGTTCTTCTCAAGTTGTGTTTGAAACTCAGGATCCACAAACCATGTCTACAGCTCCAAAAGATTTCATAGAAGAAATAGAGATCTTTGGTAGGAAATATGTACTTTATGTACACAGGTAGGTAGTCATTACTCACGGTCATGTACTGGTTACCACAGTGTTCTGTAAAGTCTATGAAGTTTGATCAAATCCTTGCTTTACCAGAGGTATAGCAGATGGACACGTCTTTGCCTTTGGAACATCAACATCAAATGTGGATTATGCTTTTCATATAACcacttttgatattttaatattgtgTCAAGTTACAAACATGTTTCTTCATGTCCCAGAGAttgttacagtacatgtatttcgcaTTTTAGAGGATATTACacaaaacaatgaaaagtaACCAGTCATTGTCAGGTTACCTGTATGAGTCACCTAAACCTAAATTTGAAGGgaatttcatttaaatgtaCAAATTGGTAATACAGATAAAAGAATATATACTGTTTACTTACCCATAATCATCAGCTTACACATGCTTGCCATAACCAATGACCATTCTCCACTtctagttacatgtatgtactttatttctgtttacaaatgttaGCCCCAAAAGGTACAACTATTCTCAACGTCTAactaaatgtttattttgtatttttctatACAGTTATTTAGGTATTGGGCTACAAGCAGCCAGACTTGCCATGCTAGGAGCAGAGGAAAAGGATGCAGGTATGTTGTAtgtgatgataaaatgtataatatacattatGATATCTAAATGGTCACAAGACATCTTGTATGttaattatgttttgtattgAGTATCATTTATCTGTGTACATTTATGGTAAAGGATATATCTAACTGTCACCCACCAATTATTTTGTGTCAGTCATACCCTTCCTGTCACATAATATCTTTATTTAGACATTCTATCACAGGTGTTTATAGCATTACCTCAGAAAGGAGGTTTTTGTGTTTACATCCAGGATGATATCAAAAAACTACGGTATCATGTGTGCGCACACATTGAACAaatttgtgatgttttcagGAGACCTCCTGTAGTTGTCCTATGTCAGAACAGTTGCAAGACATTTTCAGAACATGTTCATTTTGATACAGACACCAAACTATGGAATCATGTGTGCTCACACACTGAACAaatttgtgatgttttcagGATATCTCCTGTAGGTGTCCTGAGTCAGGACAGTTGGTAGACAGATGCAGACAAATTCATATTTACAGACACCAAAGTGTCCTGACTCCTACAAGAATCTGGATTTAGATTTATTTTTCCTGTCTGTCAAAACAGATTAACCAAACGTGCCAGTGTGTAAAGTATTGACTTATTAAACCTCCACCAAttgaaatgattgattgattgattgattaattgttCTTGCCAGACCCAGAAAATCCATTATTCCATATTTTGTCAAGTCCATGTTTACCATTACATCATGAGGAGGAATGGTGGTATGGTGGTGTAGAGTATACAGTCAAAGGACTTGAACCTGTAGAAGACCGATACCATGAATGTTATCAAACAGCACGAAAGTTCTTAGGAGACAAAGTTCACCAACCCTCAGAACTTTTAACAGTTCCAGTCCATGTTTTCTCATATATTGTTGAAAAAATTGAAGAGAGTGGGTTCATAGGTAAGACTTCTGGTAAGCCAAATGTTTCTtgtttaacctttgacctgtgtTTATATGCTGATACTGTATGGCAGTTTGCTTTGATGCACATCAACCTCTGGTACTAAGTTATACTATTCTTCAATGCATGTATGATTTCTCAGCCAAGCAAACCTGCCTTTTCTGTGAGTATGCTCTTTCACATtctatatttatttgtgtttataattttcatttggATTTCCATGTATTGcaacaaaattataatttcaagATGTGTACTGAGCCAACCGAGCTTTAGAATGCATCTATATAACCCTACAAGCTCCCTTTTTGTCTCTGCTGTGCAGTGCTTGCATAGATGGCTGGCCACTAACTGCTTAGTAATAGTACCGGTAACATTGGTTGGTTTTGGCTTAAATGAGAGCAAGTCTTGAGATAGTATACTCAGCCATAATGCAGGCCTCCATAATCTGCATGATTTTCCTCCTAAAATGTAACCTTCTCCCTGGGAAATATTGGTAGAGTCCATTTTGTTTCCATAAGTTCATAAGGTGGAAACCATTACTATGTAgtgactttatttttttttttttgggggggggggggtacctatTTTTCTAAATCTCCAATGGATGTGGATTTTAGATTCCGATGGTACATACAGAACATAAATTTAATATTGTCTGTTATTATTCTGTGGGTAGGAAAGGAATGGTCACTGTGGTAACAATTCTTTTCATATTTCCTTCATATCCTTCCTTAATGTgccaaatatatatttgattttgtttgtttgtttgttgtttgtagAAATAGAAGAGCCACAGACTATTATTGTCAGTGATCTCAATCTAATAGCACAGAGAGGTAAGTACACAGGTACTGGGggtgggagggggtgggggtagtATCTagacatgacaagtagtgataGAGTACTGTGTACTGTCACCTCATTGGACAAAACATATACTGTCACCTCATTGGACAAAACATATACTGTCACCTCGTTGGAGAGAACATATTCTTTCACCTCATTGGACAGAATATTATAGTGTTACCTTATTGAACAGACCTTCATCGTATTACCTCATTGGACAATGTGCTGTGATCTCATTGAACAGAACATCATGTTCAGAGAATTGTACTTTGTAGAAAGACCAACATCTCTGTTTAAAATTTTCTTTCAGAATGTAATGACCCTAGAGTAAGcaatgcatttctatgtatggaTTTAGTGTACATCGCTTCTCTTATGCGGGATGGATttggtttccatgacaatacCCAACTAGTGGTAAGTGTACTCAACTAACATGTCTATTTcttactgaaaacattatatgAATACCCATGAACACTGGTTGAATATAAAGTATTTTGCAGATGGCAAAACAATGACTCAATAGAGCCAGGATCAACCATTATTATAAAGCAAGTTCTGTAATCTGATTTTCCTAACTACTAGTATACTGTCATTGTCTCTGTCAGTTTACTCAAAACCAGGATATGCATAAACAAACAATAGATTAGTATTTTGTGACACCCATTCTTTTTGTCTTGCCCAAAATAAAAACCTTGACTTCAACATCAATACAAATGTCTGTATTGCATTTATAAATTACTTTTCAAAAAGATTATCCTTTTTTTTATTCCTCACATCTTTCCAGCTGCAGAAACAAATAGATGAGGTCGAAGTGAGTTGGGCACTTGGAGCAGCCGTCAACCTCCTCAATTAGTAGATGATGGAGCAGCTGTCAATCTCCTCAATTACCATAGTAGATGATGAATACCATTGGTAATTTAATCACAACAGCAGGACAGTAGATGACAATTATCAGACAATTCACCTActgtatttatttgtgataGGATATTAGGAAGGCTGAAGTCATGGGAATTTTTCTTTTTGgaaaatgacctttgaccttaaatATAGGCTAGACCATAGTCTGTTGCTACGGTGCATTCAGTCAGGTATTAAAATCTGACTTATGTCTACACTTCcgtattttattcttttttttcttcaactgTCGTACAGCAGATCATATGAAGTAGGATAGATTGAGAAatatttagttgttttttttcgaTTTCTGACAAAAGTGCAATGCACAATAGAGTACAAAATCCCCAGTCAAAAAATATGTCACATTTTTGACAATGGGAACTGGTGCTGAAATAAGTTTATGTTTAAACCTCGGAACTCTTccaaaagaaaaataatgtgTTAGGTGGTTGAATCAAAGTTCTTTCATGAATAGTGATCATGTCTTCAAAACAGCAAAGTCTTTCCTCAAAAAACAATGATGGTCAAATTTCCAGGTGCTGCAAAACTAATATAGATAGATTCTACAGTTTTGTGGTATTGaccaatatttcattatttcctgaTATTTTGACATGACTCCATCAATATTAGCCTGTTTACACAATGATCTCTGATTTTGATTTACTGTCTTACTAACCACTTGTATTTCTAGCAAAGGCAAACTATGTTCTAAAATTAGACACTCAAATTGATTGGTcccaatggggagtgataatgtacatcagcctaattgactatattcaaatgaagtcaatatgtaaatgtgctgTCTTTGAGATGAGCACAAGAGCAATGTAATCAAATATCATGTAACTAAGAACAGGCATGCTGATATTAAAACTGCCATTAGGGGCATAGCTATATTAATCTGCCATTAAGTGGTTAGTGAGATAGCAAAGCAAAACACAGATAACAATGTATTTGGTGAATATCAAAGTTGGCTGAATAATTTCTTCTATTTTTCGGTTTGTAAGTACACTCAGCATTTTGATACATTCACCAAGAAGGATGCCTTGGTGAATTTGAATGTGCTAGAATATTTGGATGTGCAGGAGGCAAGGTGTTCATATGGTGATTGTGattctgtgtttgtgacattgGTATTCTAACTGTTGACATGAAACttcaaatctgaaaaaaaaagaaactggGATAAGATAATTCTTGCATGAAAAAACGGTTTTGTTGAGGATATTGTGGAACATTCTTATGACAACACACGCCATGTCTGCAAACCTTGaagatctaaaaaaaaaaaaacctatagGAACAGAATTTTATATAAGTTACAAATATTGTGCTGTGTGCAGGGTAGACACAGTATGTTCTCTAAATGACAGCATACTTTGTTAGAGAAAAGACAGGGAAGCAAAatatatagcataatatatgtatggaatgtaacAGGAAAATACTCCTGTGGAGTAATGAAGATAATAATGAAGGTATTTAAATACAACTTACTGAAATTTGGATGGATTTCTCATTTTAATTTTgctttcatgaatattttattttgtggtAATAATGCACTGCAACAAGGCTGCCaaggagaaaaatattggacaCTTTGGTATCTTTTTAAGGAAATGCACTTGTTCaagttttttaattttatttctttataataAGGTACTTCTCTTTACACAGTGTTAActatgtttgtatattttaagtATATTTTGTCAGGTTTTAAAGTGTTCTTTTCCCAGGCAgtttattgttttgtatttgtgaAGTACCCAAACTAATTTATGCTTCCAGGATATCTGTCCAATGATGTGGGCATTTCCTAGATTAGCAAAAAGCACTTGGATTTGTATTTGAGTATTTACGACCTCTAAACAAAGATAAACAAGTAACAAGAAAACTTTGTATTGCAACAGGAAACGTGCATGtgtattatttaaatatatattaccatCATAATGAATTGTTTGACTGCAGATTTTGATGATCAATCAGAGGAACCTTATGTAACcataacaatatttcaaatgatcATCAAAAGTGCAGTAATTACATTCCAGTGAAATACATGTCAATGTCAAAACTTTTGCCGACATATTAtagtacaaatttacataagtACAGTTTTGTATGAACATTTAGATGTTTCACACACACAGAAACTGGCAATGCCTATTTGATTGTATACATCACATGAGAAATTGTCATGAAATTCTGATGAGTGATAAAGCATGAGGTTAGAACCATTTCTCATATTACTTAATGCTGGCTGTACTATGGAAAGACAGAGTTTATCTCAATTAGTACTTCCTTCCTGTGGTGATTccggggtggggggtggggggggtgtaGTGTAGTGGAGAGGGGGTTATCGGAATAAGGCCGGTGAACAGAGTAACTACCATACCTCATATATACTATTTATTTATAGCACATGGTTTACACATCAAACTCATTATTTTATAAGTTTGTCCTATTTATTTTTTAACCacttactatatatatatatctaattaTATCAAGTATAACATTTCTCTGACTGTCTTGTTGGCATTCAAGCCATGGTACTTCTTCATGatttaatattaaaaatacattgGTGATTTTTTAGTTCTAAAACCCAGGTTCACTATGTAGGCAGGTTTGTGTATCACATGATGTGGAATGGCATTATATTGGTCTTGATACAGGAAAAGGCATAGTTCTAAACATTCATTGACCTGATATTGAACAAGTAATAAAAGGTAATAACTCTTGATGAAGTGGTGCTAAGCTAGATAAAGTATATGTGAAAGTCAAATACTGCCAATGAGGGCAGTGAAGCACAAATGGTTGTATGCAAATAATTTGATTCCATTTTGATATTCCACACAAACACTTACCAACCAGCTTCCAATAGTTACAGTTCAGAATAATCAAGACGACTGGTTCAGTTTTCATTGTAGTatggagatttttttttttttttttgggggggggggggggggaaataaactacaagaatgaaatgcatACCATGATTCAGTGACATCACACAAATGAACTGTTCATCGAGTTGTAATTGTCACGTTTCAATGCACAACTTTAGTATGCTACTTTTTAAGGATGTGAAACAAATTAACCAAACTTGCCAGAACACAACTCCATCCCTTCCAAAATGTTGCTTGTCCTGGCTTCATTTatgtagtcatggcaacaaaCAAGTCTTGTAACTTTGTTTATATAGCCATAGCAACAAATGTTCTTCCTTTTCTCACTTcatattatgtaattatttgtattcatattctTAAACTGTCATTTCTTTCCTGGAATCATTTTGACTGCAAATTAAATGTTGCAGTTGTGGTCCAACAATATTAACGTGCTCTGGCGAATAGCATCTGAGTTATTTCCCACCAAATggaacaaaaatatttgaagatttttctgaaaattttgGATACTGTGACTATTATTTCAAGTCTATATATTccattttactttactttaatcTCCATGTCCATTTTAATGATTTGTCTTATTAGGGTGCAATTATCATGTGTGCTAAGTTTCATGGAGATTTTATGAAAAGAGATAAAGGTCAGACTCTGTATTTTGATAACATAATAAAGCCTtcaaatgtatgtcataacTGGTTTCTGGTGATTTGTTCTTATTCCTACATGCCAACATAGAAAAGCTTCATAGAAGTCTCcattctcccccccccccccccccccccatgaacaTCATGTACCTAAAACAGGGTAAGAAAGGTTTCATACTAGACCCCACCTCTCCATGGAAATATTATTTCACAGGAGACTCGACCCCTCAATGGAAATGATAATTCATGGCACTTACTTCACCCctccataaaaatcatatttcaTAGTAGACTTCATCCCTTCATGAAAATCACATTTCATAGAAGACTCCACAACACCTAAACTGATGTCTGATGGGTTTGGCATTATGAATGCTTTCAACAGAGGTAGGCATTTCTGAATTACAAAACAgtaacttttgaaagtgaatatgatcATCATGAGTATGAAGAGTATTAAACTCTGATTTTTCTTTGTCAACAATCACACTAAATTCAGACATGCAAGAAATTGAAAacttgtttatttacaaattacgATGCATCCAGCATTGTGAACGAGCACACCACATAGAGTAAAATGCCTTGTTACAAAATCATGTGTACCCTCACTAGTTAAGAAAAGATGAACTTGAACCCTGGAATCTTCGAAAAGACCCTCCAGACAAATCAATGTATTGATTTGTGGtagtcaaatgaaaaaaaactctGACTGCAACAAACTTGGAATaactttttgtaaaatttcaagTACAGTTCTGACCAGAATTATTTGGTTCAACCACAGAACCAACTGGTCATGTTTTGGTCCCTGCATAAACTGAGTATGGAATCCTGTCTTGCTGTCAATGGAAAATAACAGCATTCACCAGAATAAAGATCACAATTATGTTCACCTATCTTGTATTACCATGTGTTTTCCATTCAAATGCCATGTAGGGGTACACTACAATGCATGAAATACCTTCAATGTTTTCAAGGACTGAAAATAGATGGAAAACCTTTGACAATACAACTATCATGAATCATACCGTACAAGTGAAGCCATGGGAATAATATTAAGCAGAAGTGTTGTAAAAGTGTGGTATTGAACACCTGGGTAAACATTATTTCTATAGGCTTCACATGTCACCATTGAGATTCacactaaatacatgtatgatggagTTCATCTTGATCACTGTATGTCAATGAGTGGAGAAAGTCTAATAATCTGTACAACTCATTATTTGATGATTGCTATATGTAATTATATCTCTTTATGCCATACTTAAAGCAACCTTCGAATACGTTAAATAGGTATACTTGAAGGTCTTGATTCTATGTCATGTTTTGAAggttggatatatatatatttttaagaTTATCAAGGCTCGCAAAAATTTCCCCCAAAAATGGCAAGGCTATCTATTTTAATCAAATGTCTAGTGACAtagttatgtatttatgtgtcaAATTATGGTAAGCTCATTGGAGTCAAGTTGTGACATTTGACTTGGCTAACCAGCCATTCTTGTATAAGATTTCATTTGGTATGTTATACTCAAACTACTGCATGGAGTTCAGTGTGATGGCTATGGCAGCAAGCCATGGTTGGTCATGTCGTATTTGAATTCTTATTACACTGGACGGCCATTAAGTTTAAGAAATGTCAGATGGTTAAACTTGCATATGACACAAGTATTGAAGTTTGTAAGCTGTTGTGTAGTTTGGTTGGGCTTTTTCAGGAAATCAAGCAGAATAAGCTAACATCAGTTCCACTCTCTTCACATGTTCCTTTCTTAATAACACTGAtatcaaaatgacatcaaatacagtgtacatactTTTTTCTGATATTCTGGCAAAAGATGCATAGAATAATGacaaaacataacatttcatcCTTCTCTCTCATAGACAGTTCTAGAGCTGCCTGTAAGTAACATTTCATCCTTCTCTCATAGACAGTTCAAGAGCTGCCTGTAGGTAACATTTCATCCTTCTCTCACAGACAGTTCTACAGCTGCCTGTAAGTAACATTTCATCCTTCTCTCTCATAGACAGTTCTAGAGCTGCCTGTAAGTAACATTTCATCCTTCTCTCTTATAGACAGTTCTAGAGCTGCCTGTAAGTAACATTTCATCCTTCTCTCATAGACAGTTCAAGAGCTGCCTGTAGGTAACATTTCATCCTTCTCTCACAGACAGTTCTACAGCTGCCTGTAAGTAACATTTCATCCTTCTCTCATAGACAGTTCTACAGCTGCCTGTAAGTAACATTTCATCCTTCTCTCACAGACAGTTCTACAGCTGCCTGTAGGTAACATTTCATCCTTCTCTCACAGACAGTTCTACAGCTGCCTGTAAGTAACATTTCATCCTTCTCTCACAGACAGTTCTACAGCTGCCTGTAAGTAACAT is part of the Glandiceps talaboti chromosome 2, keGlaTala1.1, whole genome shotgun sequence genome and encodes:
- the LOC144453532 gene encoding ectonucleoside triphosphate diphosphohydrolase 5-like, with protein sequence MHIASVSLFRIRDAITMLDRNVLRLNSTYNVKIYSVVAIIAVTAFIVVTTVYNGIQSRMPVIHIDYKTQSIQPPYYPNPHLQSNHSDLYGIMFDAGSTGTRIHVLHFTKTSKDSPLHLLEEVFEQIKPGLSAFAENPSGCLQGLDHLLNIAKDSIPEYKWASTPVALKATAGLRLLPQNQADKLLEVTYTFLHDSPFNVSKQDVSILDGTAEGMYIWYTVNFLRNSFFDENVPSVPCIDLGGGSSQVVFETQDPQTMSTAPKDFIEEIEIFGRKYVLYVHSYLGIGLQAARLAMLGAEEKDADPENPLFHILSSPCLPLHHEEEWWYGGVEYTVKGLEPVEDRYHECYQTARKFLGDKVHQPSELLTVPVHVFSYIVEKIEESGFIGKTSEIEEPQTIIVSDLNLIAQRECNDPRVSNAFLCMDLVYIASLMRDGFGFHDNTQLVLQKQIDEVEVSWALGAAVNLLN